A genomic window from Brachyhypopomus gauderio isolate BG-103 unplaced genomic scaffold, BGAUD_0.2 sc116, whole genome shotgun sequence includes:
- the LOC143497913 gene encoding E3 ubiquitin-protein ligase TRIM35-like isoform X1, with amino-acid sequence MAATNILSEEEFSCPVCCDIFRDPVLLSCSHSVCKTCLQQFWETKGSQECPVCRKRSSRDDPPCNRALKNLCESFLASRIQRSSAGSEVLCSLHNEKLKVFCLEDQQPVCLVCQISKAHKTHDCCPVEEAVCDFKNKLKTSLESLQQHLKVLEEHKQVCEKTAAHIKYQARHTERQIKEEFEKIHQFLRVEEAARIAALKEEEEQKSHMMRRKIEEMSGEIASLSDQIRNTEKEMEAENIPFLLNVLSTLKQVHHTPKEHEKVSGALINVAKHLSNLKFRVWERMQYYPVTLDPNTAYPCLHLSGDLTTVKCRSQQLLLPDNPERFDKYACVLGSEGFNSGTHCWDVDVGDRDDWVLGVSRESECRKGENIWDSVWSLGYSKITGQYWTRCPGQQGHYFTLTEKLQRVRVQLDWDRGKLTFTDLLTSSHLCTITHTFTDTVFPLFCNNSSSPMRILPAKISVTVKLMLP; translated from the exons atggctgctacaaacattctgtcagaagaagagttttcatgccctgtgtgctgtgacatcttcagggatcctgttttactgtcatgtagccacagtgtgtgtaaaacctgtctgcagcagttctgggaaaccaaggggtctcaagaatgtccagtttgtaggaAAAGATCTTCAAGAGATGATCCTCCCTGTAATCGTGCACTAAAGAACCTGTGTGAGTCTTTTCTAGCGAGCAGGATCCAGAGAtcttcagcagggtctgaggttctctgcagtctgcacaatgagaaactcaaagtcttctgtctggaggaccaacagcctgtgtgtttggtgtgtcagatttcaaaggcacataaaactcatgactgctgtccagtagaggaagctgtgtgtgactttaag aacaaactcaagacctcactggagtctctacagcagcatctgaaggtcttagaggaacataaacaagtctgtgagaaaacagcagcacacattaag tatcaggcccggcacacagagaggcagataaaggaggagtttgagaagatccaccagtttctaagagttgaagaagcagcaagaatagctgcactgaaggaggaagaggagcagaagagtcacatgatgaggaggaagattgaggagatgagtggagaaatagcatctctttcagatcagatcagaaacacagagaaggagatggaagctgagaacatcccgttcttacta aATGTGTTGTCCACATTGAAACA agttcatcacaccccaaaggaacatgagaaggtgtcaggagctctgatcaatgtagcaaaacatctttccaacctgaagttcagagtctgggagagaatgcagtact accctgttactctggaccccaacactgcataTCCATGCCTCCACCTGTCTGGTGATCTCACTACTGTAAAATGCAGATCACAGCAATTactgcttcctgataatccagagagatttgataAGTATGcgtgtgtcctgggctctgagggctttaactcagggacacactgctgggatgttgatgttggagacCGTGATGACTGGGTACTGGGTGTATCTAGAGAGTCTGAATGTAGAAAGGGAGAGAATATCTGGGATTCAGTGTGGAGTCTGGGCTACAGTAAAATCACTGGTCAATACTGGACACGCTGCCCAGGACAACAAGGTCACTACTTCACACTTACAGAGAAActgcagagggtcagagttcagctggactgggacagggggaaattgacattcactgatcttctaaccagttcacacctgtgcaccataacacacacttttactgacacTGTTTTCCCATTATTCTGCAATAACAGTTCCTCTCCTATGAGGATCTTACCAGCAAAGATATCAGTAACAGTAAAATTAATGTTGCCTTGA
- the LOC143497913 gene encoding E3 ubiquitin-protein ligase TRIM35-like isoform X2: MAATNILSEEEFSCPVCCDIFRDPVLLSCSHSVCKTCLQQFWETKGSQECPVCRKRSSRDDPPCNRALKNLCESFLASRIQRSSAGSEVLCSLHNEKLKVFCLEDQQPVCLVCQISKAHKTHDCCPVEEAVCDFKNKLKTSLESLQQHLKVLEEHKQVCEKTAAHIKYQARHTERQIKEEFEKIHQFLRVEEAARIAALKEEEEQKSHMMRRKIEEMSGEIASLSDQIRNTEKEMEAENIPFLLNVLSTLKQVHHTPKEHEKVSGALINVAKHLSNLKFRVWERMQYLFTSRWVLLSESWSS; this comes from the exons atggctgctacaaacattctgtcagaagaagagttttcatgccctgtgtgctgtgacatcttcagggatcctgttttactgtcatgtagccacagtgtgtgtaaaacctgtctgcagcagttctgggaaaccaaggggtctcaagaatgtccagtttgtaggaAAAGATCTTCAAGAGATGATCCTCCCTGTAATCGTGCACTAAAGAACCTGTGTGAGTCTTTTCTAGCGAGCAGGATCCAGAGAtcttcagcagggtctgaggttctctgcagtctgcacaatgagaaactcaaagtcttctgtctggaggaccaacagcctgtgtgtttggtgtgtcagatttcaaaggcacataaaactcatgactgctgtccagtagaggaagctgtgtgtgactttaag aacaaactcaagacctcactggagtctctacagcagcatctgaaggtcttagaggaacataaacaagtctgtgagaaaacagcagcacacattaag tatcaggcccggcacacagagaggcagataaaggaggagtttgagaagatccaccagtttctaagagttgaagaagcagcaagaatagctgcactgaaggaggaagaggagcagaagagtcacatgatgaggaggaagattgaggagatgagtggagaaatagcatctctttcagatcagatcagaaacacagagaaggagatggaagctgagaacatcccgttcttacta aATGTGTTGTCCACATTGAAACA agttcatcacaccccaaaggaacatgagaaggtgtcaggagctctgatcaatgtagcaaaacatctttccaacctgaagttcagagtctgggagagaatgcagtact TGTTCACCAGCAGATGGGTTCTCCTctctgagtcttggtcctcttgA